The sequence below is a genomic window from Candidatus Methylomirabilota bacterium.
TACCTGCGGCTCGGTCCAGAGCCGGATCATGAGCTTGAGACCCTCCGTGAAGCGCGCGGCGCGGCGCATCGCCGTCATGCCGAAGGCGGGATAGAGCTTCTGCGCGGCGCCGAGCCCGACGCCGACGATGAGCCGGCCCTGCGACAGGTGATCGAGCGTGGCCAGGCTCTTGGCGGTGTGCACGGGGCTGCGGAGCGCGGTGAGCAGCACGGCTGCGCCCAGTCGCAGGCGTGTCGTGCAGGCCGCGGCAAAGGTCAGGAGCTCGATGGGCTCGTAGGTCTTGGCCGAGCCCAGGATCTGCTCCTGGACCCAGCCGCTCTCATAGCCGAGGGATTCCGCGCGGAGGAGAAAGTTCCGAATGCCGTCGGGGCCGACCGGCTCGTCCTGGAAGATCTGCGGAATCGCGATCCCCAACGCCACCCGCGACTTCATGCAATGACCTCATGCATTCGCAGCCTCAGTTGCAAGCTTCAAAAAGTCCTGCCGCTCCTTGGCCCCCGCCGATGCACATGGTGACCACGCCGTAGCGCGCCTTGCGCCGCAGCATCTCGTTGGCGATGGTGCCGACCATGCGCGAGCCCGTCATGCCGAAGGGATGGCCGATGGAGATCGACCCGCCGTTGAGATTGAGCTTCTCCATGGGGATGCCGAGCTTGTCGCGGCAGTACACCACCTGGGAGGCGAAGGCCTCGTTCAGCTCCCACACGTCGATATCGTCCATCTTGAGCCCCTGGCGCTTGAGGAGCTTGGGGATCGCGTAGATGGGGCCGATGCCCATCTCGTCCGGCTCGCAGCCGGCCACGGCGAAGCCGCGGAAGATGAGCTTGGGCTTGACGCCCAGGGCCTTGGCGCGGTCCATGGACATGAGGAGGGTGGCGGAGGCGCCGTCGGAGAGCTGGGAGGAGTTGCCGGCCGTCACCGTGCCCTGACCACTGTCCTTGTCGAAGTGCGGGGGCAGCTTGAGGAGCGCTTCCAGCGTGGTGTCCGGACGGTTGCACTCGTCCTTGTCCACGTAGTAGTCCTCCTTGCCCGCGATCTCGCCCGTCTTCTTGTCGACGATGCCGCGCACGACCTGAAGCGGGGCCAGCTCTTCCTTGAAGAAGCCTTCCTCCTGGGCGCGCGCCGTGCGCTGCTGGCTCACCAGAGAATACTGGTCCTGCATCTCGCGGGTGATCTTGT
It includes:
- a CDS encoding thiolase family protein; translated protein: MREAVVVASSRTPLAKSFRGSFNMTRPDDLAAHCIKDVLGKVPGLDSSEIEDVILGCAQPNGPQGSNVARVALIRAGLPASVAGTTVNRFCSSGLQAIAMAANQIMLGGAEAAIGGGLESISMMKRDGDPNPWVKEKKPGIYMVMGDTAEVVAKRYKITREMQDQYSLVSQQRTARAQEEGFFKEELAPLQVVRGIVDKKTGEIAGKEDYYVDKDECNRPDTTLEALLKLPPHFDKDSGQGTVTAGNSSQLSDGASATLLMSMDRAKALGVKPKLIFRGFAVAGCEPDEMGIGPIYAIPKLLKRQGLKMDDIDVWELNEAFASQVVYCRDKLGIPMEKLNLNGGSISIGHPFGMTGSRMVGTIANEMLRRKARYGVVTMCIGGGQGAAGLFEACN